One stretch of Cedecea neteri DNA includes these proteins:
- a CDS encoding M14 family metallopeptidase, producing MSIFCARRLALTAGSLLLISLPVLAALPQAPGYVDDAGATAAAKTRILPPMFEQALTSTKFLADAKNPLITLAESSDFHKTSNYLQTVEYMNKIADASGGLIRLEWLPEKSAEGYQMMLAVASTSQDKSAAGLRASGKPTVLIEAEIHPGEANGKDAMFMLLRDMSTGDKPLAALLDKVNILFIPTVNIDGDMRTSAYGRINQNGPDITGWRVNGQNFNLNRDFTKLDSAEIRNIAWVFNQYDLSFFADTHSTDGAMYPYDSSYCNNGQGWSPAATRWMDSVMQPHVYQQVQSYGHHIHECISLNSNQDPTQGYYPYRTDLARFSNQYGDIRSVPSILIEQHALHPYKTQVLGNYVMLKAMFESIGDNADSLKKAIAADKEKALTDKDVILTWKPGAPTQVPFIVGDWHYEVSPITGQKTIKWSNKPKTITVPVTANDVPDLTLSRPTEYIVPAQWGTVIERLRAHGIQMKTLEKATPVEVTLYRMNNVKLADGFEPDRAAKGQIPGYEGHLLVSGEAEPFKRLQTFPAGSVVISTHQPLGVLAMDLLEPASPDSFWAWGFFNATLVSAEEPEEYVMEPMARRMLEQDPKLKAEFEQKLKSDKAFAADGSARLEWFYKHTPFYDANAWVYPVGRVEVK from the coding sequence ATGTCTATTTTTTGTGCGCGTCGCCTGGCATTAACGGCTGGCTCGCTGCTGCTGATAAGCCTGCCTGTTTTGGCAGCACTGCCTCAGGCACCTGGTTATGTTGACGACGCAGGCGCAACGGCAGCGGCGAAAACCCGCATTCTGCCTCCGATGTTTGAGCAGGCTCTGACCAGCACTAAATTCCTCGCAGACGCTAAAAACCCGCTAATTACGCTTGCTGAGAGCAGTGATTTTCATAAAACCAGCAATTATCTGCAAACCGTGGAGTACATGAACAAAATTGCGGACGCCTCTGGTGGCCTCATCAGGCTGGAGTGGCTGCCGGAAAAAAGCGCGGAAGGTTATCAGATGATGCTGGCGGTAGCCTCGACTTCGCAGGATAAAAGTGCCGCAGGATTAAGGGCCTCAGGAAAGCCAACGGTGCTGATTGAGGCGGAAATTCACCCCGGCGAAGCTAACGGCAAAGATGCTATGTTCATGCTGTTGCGGGATATGAGCACCGGCGACAAGCCGCTGGCAGCGCTGCTCGACAAGGTCAATATTCTGTTTATTCCGACGGTGAATATTGATGGTGATATGCGCACCAGCGCGTATGGCAGAATTAACCAGAACGGCCCGGACATCACCGGCTGGCGGGTGAATGGCCAAAACTTTAACCTGAACCGTGATTTCACCAAACTCGACAGCGCCGAAATTCGCAATATCGCCTGGGTGTTCAATCAATATGACCTGAGTTTCTTCGCCGACACGCATTCTACCGACGGCGCTATGTATCCCTATGACAGCTCATACTGCAACAACGGTCAGGGCTGGTCACCCGCCGCTACACGCTGGATGGACAGCGTGATGCAGCCTCATGTTTACCAGCAAGTACAAAGCTACGGGCATCACATTCATGAATGCATCAGCCTGAACAGCAACCAGGACCCGACCCAGGGCTATTACCCGTATCGCACCGACCTCGCTCGTTTTTCTAACCAATATGGCGATATTCGTAGTGTGCCTTCTATCCTGATTGAGCAGCATGCGCTCCATCCCTACAAAACTCAGGTGCTGGGCAATTACGTCATGCTAAAAGCGATGTTTGAGTCCATCGGCGATAATGCTGATTCGCTGAAAAAAGCTATCGCAGCGGACAAGGAAAAAGCGCTGACCGACAAAGACGTCATCCTGACATGGAAGCCGGGAGCGCCAACGCAGGTGCCGTTTATTGTGGGTGACTGGCACTACGAAGTCTCTCCGATAACCGGGCAAAAGACGATTAAATGGAGTAATAAACCAAAAACTATAACCGTGCCGGTGACCGCCAATGACGTACCTGATTTAACCCTTTCACGCCCGACTGAGTACATCGTTCCGGCCCAATGGGGAACGGTGATTGAACGGCTTCGGGCCCACGGTATTCAGATGAAAACTCTGGAGAAGGCTACGCCTGTTGAGGTGACTTTGTATCGCATGAATAACGTGAAACTTGCGGATGGCTTTGAGCCAGATCGTGCGGCAAAAGGGCAGATCCCGGGTTATGAAGGGCATCTGTTAGTGAGCGGTGAGGCTGAGCCTTTCAAACGTCTGCAAACCTTCCCTGCGGGATCGGTTGTTATCTCTACCCATCAGCCGTTAGGCGTTCTGGCGATGGACCTGCTTGAGCCAGCCAGCCCTGACTCCTTCTGGGCCTGGGGATTCTTTAACGCCACGCTGGTTTCTGCCGAAGAGCCGGAAGAGTATGTTATGGAGCCGATGGCCCGCAGGATGCTGGAGCAGGACCCGAAACTGAAAGCCGAATTCGAGCAGAAGCTGAAATCGGATAAGGCGTTTGCCGCCGACGGCAGCGCGCGGCTGGAGTGGTTTTATAAACATACGCCGTTTTACGATGCCAATGCCTGGGTCTATCCGGTAGGACGAGTCGAGGTAAAATAG